A region from the Plutella xylostella chromosome 6, ilPluXylo3.1, whole genome shotgun sequence genome encodes:
- the LOC105392279 gene encoding uncharacterized protein LOC105392279: MRPRRALAVAMLLILHMSGTLSEQPASEGGGGGGGAGAEAGGAAEPSSDQLAMESSERETPSHAYNGPPPPAPPPHNRRQTPPHHQPHHPIGMPRIPNHHPIHSKPFGVGPPVGHHKNDLGPVFRGPPPPPPSPPADAQTSASDKVFSGAGDVWPAPAPDMPKIVSLDVKCEKNGMRVFLSFDKPFFGIVFSKGHYSNHQCVHLPPNLGRASASFEIGAHACGTAGSGDPRYRGDVAAAGTYFENVIVIQYDPQVQEVWDQARKLRCTWHDQYEKAVTFRPFPVDMLDVVRADFAGDNVGCWMQIQVGKGPWASEVSGLVKIGQTMTMVLAIKDDDAKFDMLVRDCVAHDGQRAPIQLVDRRGCVTRPKLMSRFTKIKNFGASASVLSYAHFQAFKFPDSMEVHFQCTIQICRYRCPEQCSDGSSPNVIGGPHAEYGPPQLDSYPVSVEVRRDERRVRRQRRAAPEQEVGVNRVIRVVSAGDLNMDAPEENSAQKMVPTPGLVCMTTPGFAATLGALLATLFCSCALSAVLFLKLRPINSLKKKTAAVATVVRPPPPTATHIIAKSRFYS, translated from the exons AGTGGAACCCTGAGTGAGCAGCCGGCGAgcgagggcggcggcggcggcggcggggcgggggccGAGGCAGGGGGGGCGGCGGAACCCTCCAGCGACCAGCTCGCCATGGAGTCCTCGGAGCGGGAGACCCCGAGCCACGCGTACAACgggcccccgccccccgcgccgcccccgcacAACCGCAGGCAGACCCCGCCGCATCACCAGCCTCATCATCCGATAG GTATGCCTCGGATCCCGAACCACCACCCGATCCACTCGAAGCCGTTCGGCGTGGGCCCGCCGGTGGGGCACCACAAGAACGACCTGGGCCCGGTGTTCCGcggcccgcccccgccgccgccctcacCCCCCGCTGACGCCCAGACCTCTGCCAGCGACAAGGTGTTCAGTGGCGCCGGCGACGTGtggcccgcgcccgccccggaCATGCCCAAGATTGTCTCTCTCGATGTGAAGTGCGAGAAGAACGGCATGAGAGTGTTCCTGAGCTTCGATAAGCCTTTCTTCGGTATAGTTTTCTCGAAAGGCCACTACTCGAACCACCAGTGCGTCCACTTGCCTCCTAACCTCGGCCGTGCGTCAGCGTCATTCGAGATAGGAGCCCACGCGTGTGGGACAGCCGGCAGCGGAGACCCGCGGTACAGAGGCGACGTGGCGGCGGCTGGAACATACTTCGAGAACGTGATCGTGATCCAGTACGACCCGCAAGTGCAGGAGGTGTGGGACCAGGCGCGCAAACTGCGCTGCACGTGGCACGACCAGTACGAGAAGGCGGTCACCTTCCGCCCCTTCCCCGTCGACATGCTGGACGTGGTGCGAGCTGACTTCGCCGGAGACAACGTGGGCTGCTGGATGCAGATCCAGGTCGGCAAGGGACCCTGGGCCTCAGAGGTGTCTGGACTAGTCAAGATCGGACAGACCATGACCATGGTGCTCGCCATCAAGGACGACGACGCCAAGTTCGACATGCTAGTCCGGGACTGCGTCGCTCACGACGGTCAACGCGCCCCTATACAACTAGTCGATAGGCGCGGCTGTGTTACCCGACCGAAACTTATGTCTCGATTCACGAAGATAAAGAACTTTGGCGCCAGCGCTTCCGTGCTTTCATACGCGCACTTCCAGGCGTTCAAGTTCCCTGATTCGATGGAGGTGCACTTCCAGTGTACGATTCAGATTTGCAGATACCGTTGCCCGGAGCAGTGCTCTGACGGCAGTAGCCCGAACGTGATCGGTGGTCCTCACGCGGAGTACGGTCCGCCGCAGCTGGACTCGTACCCGGTGTCGGTGGAGGTGCGCCGCGACGAGCGCCGCGTGCGCCGgcagcgccgcgccgcgcccgaaCAAGAGGTGGGAGTCAATCGCGTCATCCGCGTCGTGTCCGCCGGCGACCTCAACATGGACGCCCCTGAAGAAAACTCCGCACAGAAGATGGTCCCGACCCCTGGCCTCGTCTGCATGACCACACCTGGATTCGCCGCTACACTCGGCGCTCTACTAGCCACTTTATTCTGTTCCTGCGCGCTATCAGCTGTGCTGTTCCTGAAACTTCGCCCCATAAACTCTCTGAAGAAGAAGACGGCGGCAGTCGCGACCGTGGTCCGGCCGCCGCCCCCCACCGCTACGCATATCATAGCCAAAAGTCGCTTCTACTCGTAA